The following proteins are encoded in a genomic region of Astatotilapia calliptera chromosome 22, fAstCal1.2, whole genome shotgun sequence:
- the eloa gene encoding elongin-A: MAEELLETVERLQSRLQENQEPRKLLKTLKRLGELPMTVDILVETGVGKAVNSFRKHELAGEVAKNLVAKWKKLVPQSGDRPNSHGSRSHTQARGHDASGRGDHKRPREPSPEEDRSYVEEEEEERGYHTNYSPSPPQHDQYSPPQRGGYHSDEYESPEPEPEPSPPPPPPPVSRKDVRHTKPNKEPSKNHHSDRNRDEERRQRHAQTNSDREGGGSQGKKRSGDRERHQSPVQKAAKHSKKSTTHDSRKEEKKKGGDEGRPRVPKDSPPKEEEEDFEVPTMSFESFLTYDAPTSVKKKKKTPSASSSSHSRPSHSSSSTSSSHRTRTPPPASSSSSSSSSKARKANGAQSTKRTHSGTAVTTPSRSKEVYEAVPTVPEIQLPAIQPNYRPLPSIDITPLSPQRRKVPVCNEEDDAGFTGKRFNSKMVVYSGSKTAYLPKMMTLYEQCIRVLQNNIDSIAEVGGVPFDILEPVLERCTPEQLYRIEQSNQWFTEESDELWMRHCRRDFKRESPQEYESWRELYLRLHDEREERLRMLTQNITSAHANKPKGRQVKMAYVNSAAKPPRDVRRRQEKFGTTSGSTASSTAAAAPIKIRPATTDYSGESSQSSSSQNNPPPAGSSRFSAPSGVGHAAREKPQVKKIAPMMAKTIKAFKNRFSRR; this comes from the exons ATGGCGGAGGAACTGCTGGAAACAGTGGAGAGACTTCAGTCCCGGCTCCAGGAGAACCAGGAGCCCCGAAAG ctgCTGAAGACTCTGAAAAGACTCGGGGAGCTTCCTATGACTGTGGACATATTGGTG GAAACTGGAGTGGGAAAGGCTGTGAACTCCTTCAGGAAACACGAATTAGCTGGAGAGGTGGCAAAAAATCTCGTAGCCAAATGGAAGAAACTGGTTCCTCAGTCTGGAGACAG ACCCAACAGCCACGGCTCCAGATCTCACACACAGGCTCGAGGCCATGACGCGAGCGGCAGAGGAGACCATAAACGTCCCCGAGAGCCCTCGCCTGAGGAAGACCGCTCCTAcgtagaggaggaagaggaggaaagaggTTACCACACCAACTATTCGCCCTCACCTCCTCAGCACGACCAGTACAGTCCCCCACAGCGAGGAGGGTATCACTCAGACGAATACGAAAGCCCTGAGCCCGAACCTGAACCCAGCccgccaccacctcctccccctgtTTCCCGCAAAGACGTCCGCCACACCAAACCAAACAAGGAGCCGAGCAAGAACCACCACAGCGACCGAAACCGAGACGAGGAGCGGCGGCAACGCCACGCACAGACGAATAGCGATAGAGAAGGCGGAGGAAGTCAGGGGAAGAAGCGAAGCGGAGACCGAGAGAGACATCAGAGTCCGGTACAGAAGGCTGCCAAACACAGCAAGAAGTCAACCACGCATGACAGcaggaaggaggagaagaagaaaggaggagatgaag GGCGACCACGAGTGCCGAAGGACTCTCCACctaaggaggaagaagaggactTCGAGGTGCCCACCATGTCCTTCGAGTCCTTCCTCACATACGACGCCCCGACgtctgtgaagaagaaaaagaagacaccGTCAGCTTCATCTTCATCGCACAGTCGGCCGTCTCACTCCTCCTCGTCAACGTCGTCTTCCCATCGCACACGAACACCTCcacctgcatcctcctcttcgtcctcttcttcttccaaaGCGCGCAAGGCAAACGGCGCTCAGAGTACCAAGAGGACGCATTCGGGGACAGCGGTGACGACGCCATCGAGAAGCAAGGAG GTTTACGAAGCTGTGCCGACTGTTCCTGAAATCCAGCTGCCAGCGATTCAGCCCAATTACAGACCTCTGCCCTCCATTGACATCACACCGCTGTCCCCTCAGAGACGCAAAG TTCCTGTGTgcaatgaagaggatgatgcAGGCTTCACGGGGAAGCGGTTTAACTCCAAGATGGTGGTCTACTCAGGATCGAAGACCGCCTACCTGCCCAAGATGATGACGCTGTACGAGCAATGCATCCGTGTCCTGCAGAACAACATCGACT CGATCGCTGAGGTGGGAGGAGTGCCGTTCGATATCCTGGAGCCGGTTCTGGAGAGATGTACCCCAGAGCAGCTGTACCGCATCGAGCAGAGCAACCAG TGGTTCACGGAGGAATCGGACGAGCTGTGGATGCGTCACTGTCGGCGCGACTTCAAGCGGGAGTCTCCGCAGGAGTACGAGTCATGGAGGGAGTTGTACCTGAGGCTGCACGACGAGCGCGAGGAGCGACTAAGGATGCTCACACAGAATATCACGTCTGCGCATGCCAACAAACCCAAAG GACGTCAGGTTAAGATGGCGTACGTAAACTCTGCCGCCAAGCCGCCCCGTGATGTTCGCCGCCGACAGGAGAAGTTTGGAACCACCAGTGGTTCGACAGCCAGctccacagcagctgcagctcctATCAA AATAAGACCGGCTACCACTGACTACTCCGGAGAATCAAGCCAGTCGTCTTCCTCCCAAAACAACCCTCCTCCCGCTGGTTCATCCCGCTTCTCTGCACCGAGTGGAGTAGGACACGCCGCCCGGGAAAAACCTCAAGTCAAAA AAATCGCCCCCATGATGGCCAAAACTATCAAAGCATTCAAGAACAGATTCTCCCGCCGGTAG